Proteins found in one Quercus robur chromosome 2, dhQueRobu3.1, whole genome shotgun sequence genomic segment:
- the LOC126714934 gene encoding WAT1-related protein At5g40240-like encodes MDVNYYKDGVLPFAALVMVEVCNVGMVTLSKAAMTSGMSNFSFVVYYNALGTFILFLYYIFHRYRSRGPPLTFSLLLKFFLLGLLGICLEQICAIAGIKYSSSTLAMAMGNLIPGFTFLLAVTFRMEELALRSTSSQAKIIGTIVSISGAFIVTFYKGPPVFEASSSFKTSLQQNLAQMSNWVLGGLLLTITCLSSATWNIFQAAIVKEYPEKMILVFFSCFFGTIQCAVISLIAERNVSSWALQPRIRVIAVIYGAISGSVIRNSVLAWCLQKKGPVYVALFKPLGTAIAVIMAIIFLGEIPHLGSLIGSIVIAFGFYTVMWGQAKEKVIVGDSVHCLESSTQKTPLLQNT; translated from the exons atggatgtAAATTATTACAAGGATGGAGTACTGCCCTTTGCAGCACTGGTTATGGTAGAGGTTTGCAACGTGGGCATGGTGACACTAAGCAAAGCAGCTATGACAAGTGGGATGAGcaacttttcttttgttgtttacTACAATGCTCTTGGCACCTTCATCCTTTTCCTGTATTACATCTTCCACCGCTACAG AAGCAGGGGACCTCCTCTCACTTTCTCCCTCCTCTTAAAGTTCTTCCTCCTTGGACTCCTTGG GATTTGTTTGGAGCAGATTTGTGCTATTGCAGGTATCAAATACAGCTCTTCAACTCTTGCAATGGCTATGGGAAACCTTATTCCAGGTTTTACATTCTTGCTTGCAGTCACTTTCAG GATGGAAGAACTAGCTCTGAGAAGTACAAGCAGTCAGGCTAAAATTATAGGCACCATAGTATCAATATCAGGAGCATTCATAGTGACTTTCTATAAGGGGCCACCAGTTTTTGAGGCTTCATCCTCTTTTAAGACCTCTCTTCAGCAAAATCTCGCACAAATGTCAAACTGGGTTCTTGGAGGCCTTCTCCTTACAATCACTTGTCTGTCTTCTGCAACATGGAACATTTTTCAG GCAGCAATTGTTAAAGAGTACCCAGAAAAAATGATCCTAGTCTTTTTCTCCTGCTTCTTTGGGACCATCCAATGTGCAGTTATCTCTTTAATTGCAGAAAGAAATGTAAGTTCTTGGGCACTGCAACCCAGGATTCGAGTGATTGCTGTTATCTATGGG GCAATTAGTGGGAGTGTCATCCGTAACAGTGTTTTAGCTTGGTGTTTGCAAAAGAAGGGGCCTGTTTATGTGGCCCTGTTCAAGCCGCTAGGCACTGCCATTGCGGTTATCATGGCAATCATATTCCTTGGTGAAATTCCTCATCTTGGCAG TTTGATTGGTTCTATTGTAATTGCCTTTGGATTTTATACTGTGATGTGGGGGCAAGCCAAGGAGAAAGTAATTGTTGGTGACAGTGTTCATTGCTTGGAATCATCCACCCAAAAGACCCCACTTTTGCAAAACACATAA